A stretch of the Deinococcus sp. KSM4-11 genome encodes the following:
- a CDS encoding RNA polymerase sigma factor — protein sequence METLPDAPADLLPTERYGRLVAGDEAAWYEFVQEYEGRMYGYLYRLEGNSDDALDLTQEVFYRAWRSIRTFRPGERVLPWLYQVARNTQIESHRRKQLQRFSLEEAREDVGFEVTSAARSPVQAAESADAQDRVQRALLKLPEEYREAVVLRFVEDLPYEEIAQIQGVAVGTAKSRVFRAKEQLAQLLADVADVN from the coding sequence GTGGAGACCCTGCCAGACGCCCCCGCCGACCTGCTGCCCACCGAGCGGTATGGGCGGCTCGTGGCGGGCGACGAGGCCGCGTGGTACGAGTTCGTGCAGGAGTACGAGGGCCGCATGTACGGTTACCTGTACCGCCTGGAGGGCAACAGCGACGACGCGCTGGACCTGACGCAGGAGGTCTTCTACCGCGCGTGGCGGAGCATCCGCACCTTCCGGCCGGGCGAGCGCGTCCTGCCCTGGCTGTACCAGGTGGCGCGCAATACCCAGATCGAATCGCACCGCCGCAAGCAGCTCCAGCGCTTCAGTCTGGAGGAAGCGCGCGAGGACGTGGGCTTCGAGGTCACGAGCGCCGCGCGCTCGCCCGTGCAGGCGGCCGAGAGCGCCGACGCGCAGGATCGCGTGCAGCGTGCCCTGCTGAAACTCCCGGAGGAGTACCGCGAGGCCGTGGTGCTGCGCTTTGTGGAGGATCTACCGTACGAGGAGATCGCACAGATTCAGGGCGTGGCCGTCGGCACGGCCAAAAGCCGCGTGTTCCGCGCCAAGGAGCAGCTCGCTCAGCTCCTCGCGGATGTCGCGGACGTGAACTGA
- a CDS encoding FUN14 domain-containing protein, with amino-acid sequence MTTLPTSTPPAPDAAQSGSLLDALRPMLPDLSVGALLGFATGVALRHVGRVVLIVVGVLFIVLQLLAYFDLVTINWLKIQALSEPWLRQGGEQGASWLRRVLTANLPFAGAFTAGLLVGLRARV; translated from the coding sequence ATGACGACCCTTCCGACCTCCACCCCCCCTGCGCCCGACGCCGCGCAGAGCGGCAGTCTGCTCGACGCGCTGCGCCCCATGCTGCCGGACCTGAGCGTGGGGGCGCTGCTGGGGTTCGCGACCGGCGTGGCCCTGCGGCACGTGGGCCGGGTCGTGCTGATCGTGGTGGGCGTGCTGTTCATCGTGCTGCAACTGCTCGCGTACTTCGACCTGGTCACCATCAACTGGCTGAAGATCCAGGCCCTGTCCGAACCGTGGCTGCGGCAGGGGGGCGAGCAGGGCGCGTCGTGGCTGCGGCGCGTGCTGACCGCGAACCTGCCCTTCGCGGGGGCGTTCACGGCCGGGCTGTTGGTCGGCCTGCGGGCACGCGTCTAG
- a CDS encoding flavin reductase family protein produces MTATPPGGLTPDEFRQTLGRFASGVTVITATDGTQRRGMTANAFVSVSLTPPLILVSVDVRAHMHALLAEENVTHFGVNVLSSTQRHLSEHFAGKLGPEEQVPWFEHEGLPLLGGAVAQLVCRRHQAIAAGDHTLYLGFVEYARYTDDDPLVYFRGQYHELG; encoded by the coding sequence ATGACTGCGACGCCGCCCGGTGGCCTCACCCCAGATGAGTTCCGGCAGACCCTCGGCCGCTTCGCGAGCGGCGTGACCGTCATTACGGCCACGGACGGCACGCAGCGCCGGGGCATGACCGCCAACGCCTTCGTGTCGGTGAGCCTCACGCCGCCCCTGATCCTGGTCAGCGTGGATGTCCGGGCCCACATGCACGCCCTGCTCGCCGAGGAGAACGTCACGCACTTCGGCGTGAACGTCCTGAGCAGTACGCAGCGACACCTCAGCGAGCATTTCGCCGGCAAACTCGGCCCGGAAGAACAGGTGCCGTGGTTTGAGCACGAGGGTCTGCCCCTGCTGGGCGGCGCGGTCGCGCAACTCGTGTGCCGCAGACACCAGGCCATTGCCGCCGGAGACCACACGCTGTACCTGGGCTTCGTGGAATATGCCCGCTACACCGACGACGATCCGCTGGTGTATTTCCGTGGGCAGTACCACGAACTCGGGTAG
- a CDS encoding metallophosphoesterase — translation MIRLAILADLHANLAATLAVHADMQRRGLTDAWVLGDLVGKGPRPKEVLEWTQAHASRVIQGNWDARVAGATHRPQDLWPRSKLSPAQLSYLGDLPYGIEEQFAGAWWRFVHASSRGLFHRLYPHSSLADQISAFEPNAQYGLNAHADALVYADMHEALLLDVEGRPLINCGSVGNPLDSTLPCYLILEFDPHSPMHAATFVRLTYDRDEEISAAEASGMPFTKEYITELLTGAFQKRRARTGE, via the coding sequence ATGATCCGTCTCGCCATCCTCGCGGACCTGCACGCCAACCTGGCGGCCACGCTCGCGGTTCACGCGGACATGCAGCGCCGCGGCCTGACCGACGCGTGGGTGCTGGGTGACCTGGTCGGCAAGGGACCCCGCCCGAAGGAAGTGCTGGAATGGACGCAGGCCCACGCCAGCCGCGTCATCCAGGGCAACTGGGACGCCCGTGTGGCCGGCGCCACCCACCGCCCGCAGGATCTGTGGCCGCGCAGCAAGCTGAGCCCCGCGCAACTCTCGTACCTGGGCGACCTGCCGTACGGGATCGAGGAGCAGTTCGCGGGCGCGTGGTGGCGGTTCGTGCACGCCAGTTCGCGCGGCCTGTTCCACCGCCTGTACCCGCACAGCAGCCTCGCCGATCAGATCAGTGCCTTCGAGCCCAACGCGCAGTACGGCCTGAACGCCCACGCCGACGCGCTGGTCTACGCCGACATGCACGAGGCCCTGCTGCTGGACGTCGAGGGCCGGCCGCTGATCAACTGCGGCAGCGTGGGCAACCCCCTGGATTCCACCCTGCCGTGCTACCTGATCCTGGAATTCGACCCGCACAGCCCCATGCACGCCGCCACCTTCGTGCGCCTGACCTACGACCGTGACGAGGAAATCAGCGCCGCCGAGGCCAGCGGCATGCCCTTCACCAAGGAATACATCACCGAACTGCTGACCGGCGCCTTCCAGAAGCGAAGGGCACGGACAGGGGAGTAG
- a CDS encoding VC0807 family protein — protein MSGPTPFSPIARKARAGVPKTVWDLVFTFIIPILVLSPNILGSGISIAEQVFGGGTTGNVRAYVLAALIPVAYVLWDLIRNRTLSPVAMIGGAGAIFSGALAFWFVDGFWFAVKDSARSYLTGVLFLVSAATSVPLLRVFIDAASLGETPEHRAATQQAMRDPGVHRALALGTVLFAAVDLLGGVVNSIVNYARVTAKFGTDAFNAEVATVNAIMRVPGLIVSLAGIAVAFWIVQRAVQKRYGAAASLLEPAKLEAVMRERGELAEG, from the coding sequence ATGTCAGGCCCCACTCCCTTCTCCCCCATCGCCAGGAAAGCCCGTGCGGGCGTCCCCAAGACCGTCTGGGATCTGGTGTTCACGTTCATCATTCCGATCCTGGTGCTCAGCCCGAACATCCTGGGCAGCGGCATCAGCATCGCCGAGCAGGTCTTCGGAGGCGGCACCACCGGCAACGTCCGCGCGTACGTCCTGGCCGCCCTGATCCCCGTCGCCTACGTCCTGTGGGACCTGATCCGCAACCGCACCCTCAGCCCAGTTGCCATGATCGGCGGGGCCGGCGCCATCTTCTCGGGCGCACTGGCGTTCTGGTTCGTGGACGGCTTCTGGTTCGCCGTGAAAGACAGCGCCCGCTCGTACCTGACCGGCGTGCTGTTCCTGGTCAGCGCCGCCACCAGCGTGCCCCTGCTGCGCGTGTTCATCGACGCCGCCAGCCTGGGCGAGACGCCCGAACACCGCGCGGCCACTCAGCAGGCCATGCGCGACCCCGGCGTGCACCGGGCGCTGGCGCTGGGCACCGTGCTGTTCGCCGCCGTCGATCTGCTGGGCGGCGTGGTGAACAGCATCGTGAACTACGCCCGCGTGACCGCGAAGTTCGGCACGGACGCCTTCAACGCCGAGGTCGCCACCGTGAACGCCATCATGCGCGTGCCCGGCCTGATCGTCAGCCTCGCAGGCATCGCCGTTGCGTTCTGGATCGTGCAGCGCGCCGTGCAGAAACGCTACGGGGCCGCCGCCAGCCTGCTGGAACCCGCGAAACTCGAGGCCGTCATGCGCGAGCGCGGAGAACTGGCCGAGGGCTGA
- a CDS encoding polysaccharide deacetylase family protein, which yields MRPNPLLSALGYCASDRVVIFHADDIGMCGATVDAYADLLEAGLLTSAALMVPCPAAAEGAAVARAHPAADMGVHLTITSEWDALRWGPVSTRDPASGLLDAQGYFPHDNPEIQANGRPEAVRDELAAQVSRARAWGVDVTHVDSHMGALAHPKFLPAVMALAGRERVPAMYPRMGVDGWRAQGFDPLSASLAWGYGRLVQAAGRPLVDHLRMLPLHVGGDHVELTRRMLADLPPGITHFILHPARDTPELRAICSDWEGRVANYEAFRDPRMVDVIAQSGVHAIGYRPLREWMRQPT from the coding sequence ATGCGTCCCAATCCGCTCCTGTCGGCCCTCGGGTACTGTGCTTCCGACCGTGTGGTGATCTTTCATGCCGACGACATCGGCATGTGTGGGGCCACGGTGGATGCCTACGCGGATCTGCTGGAGGCGGGCCTACTGACCTCGGCGGCGCTGATGGTGCCGTGCCCGGCGGCGGCCGAGGGGGCGGCGGTCGCCCGCGCCCACCCGGCGGCGGACATGGGAGTGCACCTGACCATCACCAGTGAGTGGGACGCCCTGCGCTGGGGGCCGGTCAGTACCCGCGACCCGGCCAGCGGCCTGCTGGATGCCCAGGGGTACTTCCCGCATGACAATCCGGAGATCCAGGCCAACGGCCGACCAGAGGCCGTGCGCGACGAGCTGGCCGCGCAGGTCAGCCGCGCGCGGGCGTGGGGCGTGGACGTCACTCACGTGGACTCGCACATGGGCGCGCTGGCCCACCCGAAATTCCTGCCCGCCGTGATGGCCCTGGCCGGGCGGGAGCGGGTGCCCGCCATGTACCCGCGCATGGGCGTGGACGGCTGGCGCGCGCAGGGCTTCGACCCCCTCAGCGCCTCACTGGCGTGGGGCTACGGGCGGCTGGTGCAGGCGGCGGGGCGGCCCCTGGTCGATCACCTGCGGATGCTGCCGCTGCACGTGGGCGGCGACCATGTGGAACTCACGCGGCGGATGCTCGCGGACCTGCCGCCGGGCATCACGCACTTCATCCTGCACCCCGCGCGGGACACGCCCGAACTGCGGGCCATCTGCTCAGACTGGGAGGGTCGCGTGGCGAACTACGAGGCCTTCCGCGACCCGCGCATGGTGGATGTGATCGCACAGAGCGGCGTCCACGCCATCGGCTACCGGCCCTTGAGGGAGTGGATGCGGCAGCCGACATGA
- a CDS encoding MFS transporter, translated as MNAVRDDDPSSGTAWRYAIMNFGLTIPAQASSFLLLYYVDGQKLSPAWAATIMTCFAVYNAIDNPVIGFLSDRTRSRLGRRIPYVRYGTLPTLLGFALMFNAPFSGVDQPWALVAYFAATWWLWETAGTAVGTGYLALLPEMFRSYAQRTGVAWRMNVVQVVGLLIGLALPPVLAARLGWGATAATFAVISGIALFSGLGALRERPGSQQVQALPLLEALRATFGNRSFLTVVLAQTMRFVTTGTLAAGMGFYVKYTLGHPGGAVTTLLLATAFVVAGASLWPWRVLVAGRAGARTTLMLAFAVTGLSVSLLAVMRTLAGVWPVTALFGVGLGGMILMGDVILADVIDEDEVRTGQRREGMYYGLSGLITTLSGALVSLAFGWVAHRYGYDPTLAVQPASVAEGFRVFMTVPPIAGAVLALALLSLYPLHGERLAAVRRILAARAAA; from the coding sequence ATGAACGCCGTCCGAGACGATGATCCGTCTTCGGGTACCGCGTGGCGCTACGCCATCATGAACTTCGGCCTGACCATTCCCGCCCAGGCGAGCAGTTTCCTGCTGCTGTACTACGTGGACGGCCAGAAACTCAGCCCGGCGTGGGCGGCGACCATCATGACGTGCTTTGCCGTGTACAACGCCATCGACAATCCGGTGATCGGCTTTCTGTCCGACCGGACGCGCAGCCGCCTGGGCCGCCGCATTCCGTACGTGCGCTACGGAACGCTGCCCACCCTGCTGGGCTTCGCGCTGATGTTCAACGCGCCGTTCAGTGGTGTGGATCAGCCCTGGGCGCTGGTCGCGTACTTCGCGGCCACGTGGTGGCTGTGGGAGACGGCCGGCACCGCCGTCGGCACCGGGTACCTGGCGTTGCTGCCCGAGATGTTCCGTAGCTATGCCCAACGCACCGGCGTGGCCTGGCGCATGAACGTCGTGCAGGTCGTGGGCCTGCTGATCGGGCTGGCGCTGCCGCCCGTGCTGGCCGCCCGCCTGGGCTGGGGCGCAACTGCCGCCACGTTCGCGGTGATCTCTGGAATCGCTCTCTTCAGCGGCCTGGGCGCGCTGCGCGAGCGGCCCGGTTCCCAGCAGGTCCAGGCGCTGCCGCTGCTGGAGGCCCTGAGGGCCACCTTCGGCAACCGCAGTTTCCTGACGGTCGTGCTCGCGCAGACCATGCGCTTCGTCACGACCGGCACCCTGGCCGCCGGGATGGGCTTCTACGTGAAGTACACGCTGGGCCATCCGGGTGGCGCGGTCACGACCCTGCTGCTCGCCACGGCGTTCGTCGTGGCGGGCGCGAGCCTGTGGCCGTGGCGGGTGCTGGTCGCGGGCCGCGCCGGCGCACGCACCACCCTGATGCTCGCGTTCGCGGTCACAGGCCTCAGCGTGAGCCTGCTGGCCGTGATGCGCACCCTGGCGGGCGTGTGGCCGGTCACGGCCCTCTTCGGCGTGGGCCTGGGCGGCATGATCCTGATGGGTGACGTGATCCTGGCCGACGTGATCGACGAGGACGAGGTGCGCACCGGCCAGCGGCGCGAGGGCATGTACTACGGCCTGAGCGGTCTGATCACCACCCTGAGCGGCGCACTGGTCTCGCTGGCCTTCGGCTGGGTCGCGCACCGCTACGGCTACGACCCGACCCTCGCCGTGCAGCCCGCCAGCGTCGCGGAGGGATTCCGGGTCTTCATGACCGTGCCGCCCATCGCGGGAGCCGTGCTGGCCCTGGCGCTGCTGTCGTTGTACCCGCTGCACGGTGAGCGGCTGGCGGCCGTGCGCCGCATCCTGGCCGCCCGCGCCGCCGCCTAA
- a CDS encoding MarC family protein: MPDLADLLTTINRTFLTMLVVMDPVGLAPIFIGLAGHRPSFERRRVAARASLVAGGIILAFGLGGRALLEHLGISLSSFRVAGGILLFLIALDMVFARPSGSKESPDEEREAQERQDISVFPLAIPLIAGPGTLASIMIQASATHGNPWLLAVVFVVTGFVLLLCYLALRLSGQIARVIGVTGVHVVTRVLGVLLGALAVQYVADGVLELLRGGLKTG, translated from the coding sequence GTGCCGGATCTGGCCGATCTTCTCACCACCATCAACCGCACCTTCCTGACCATGCTGGTGGTCATGGATCCGGTCGGTCTGGCGCCCATCTTCATCGGACTTGCCGGGCACCGCCCCAGCTTCGAGCGGCGGCGGGTCGCCGCGCGGGCCTCGCTGGTTGCGGGCGGCATCATCCTGGCCTTCGGGCTGGGCGGACGGGCCCTGCTGGAGCACCTCGGCATCAGCCTGAGCTCGTTCCGCGTGGCGGGCGGCATTCTGCTTTTCCTGATCGCGCTGGATATGGTGTTCGCGCGGCCCAGCGGCAGCAAGGAAAGTCCGGATGAGGAGCGCGAGGCGCAGGAACGCCAGGACATCAGCGTGTTCCCCCTCGCCATTCCGCTGATCGCGGGGCCGGGCACGCTGGCGAGCATCATGATCCAGGCGAGCGCCACGCATGGCAATCCGTGGCTGCTGGCCGTGGTGTTCGTCGTGACCGGCTTCGTGCTGCTGCTGTGCTACCTCGCGCTGCGGCTCTCCGGGCAGATCGCCCGCGTGATCGGCGTGACCGGCGTGCATGTGGTCACGCGCGTGCTGGGGGTGCTGCTGGGCGCGCTCGCCGTGCAGTACGTCGCCGATGGCGTGCTGGAACTGCTGCGCGGCGGCCTGAAAACAGGCTGA
- a CDS encoding HNH endonuclease produces the protein MISRKDMPREEEVRIPHVAADLNAPRVLVLNASYEPLHVTSAKRAITLVQYGVAEVLENSPDIVRSPSTILKVPSVIRLRKYVRRPRVHPVPFNRRNVLRRDTFACQYCGSPEELTMDHVMPRSRGGRHNWENVVTACRSCNQRKGSRTPDEAGMPLRTRPRAPTFGVYAHGQFAHWQPEWARYIH, from the coding sequence ATGATCTCCAGAAAGGACATGCCCAGAGAGGAGGAAGTGCGAATACCGCACGTGGCGGCAGATCTCAATGCCCCACGCGTGCTGGTACTGAACGCCTCCTATGAACCCCTCCACGTGACCAGCGCCAAGCGCGCGATCACGCTGGTGCAGTACGGCGTCGCCGAAGTCCTGGAGAACAGCCCCGACATCGTCCGCTCGCCCAGCACGATCCTGAAGGTGCCCAGCGTGATCCGCCTGCGCAAGTACGTGCGCCGTCCGCGCGTGCACCCGGTGCCGTTCAACCGCCGCAACGTGCTCCGGCGCGACACCTTCGCCTGCCAGTACTGCGGCAGCCCCGAGGAGCTCACCATGGATCACGTCATGCCCAGATCCCGGGGCGGGCGGCACAACTGGGAGAATGTCGTCACGGCGTGCAGATCGTGCAACCAGCGGAAGGGGAGCCGCACCCCCGACGAGGCCGGGATGCCGCTGCGCACCCGGCCTCGCGCGCCGACGTTCGGCGTGTACGCGCACGGCCAGTTCGCGCACTGGCAGCCGGAATGGGCCCGCTACATCCACTGA
- a CDS encoding HD domain-containing protein, giving the protein MNREQAHALMLEHTPSASLQRHMLNVEAAMRWYARHWGDDEQTYAVAGLLHDFDYELHPQEHPTWGVTYLREHTDTPPEVLDAIMGHAAYTGTPRESRLSKTLFAVDELTGLVQAAALIRPDRDVRAVELGSLRKRFKNRAFAAGVNRDEVIQGAEELGVELDTHLQNVLQAMQEAAEPVAGDAPVA; this is encoded by the coding sequence ATGAACCGCGAGCAGGCCCATGCCCTGATGCTGGAACACACGCCCTCCGCCTCGTTGCAACGCCACATGCTGAACGTCGAGGCGGCCATGCGCTGGTATGCCCGCCACTGGGGCGATGACGAACAGACCTATGCCGTGGCTGGGCTGCTGCACGACTTCGACTATGAGCTGCACCCGCAGGAGCACCCCACCTGGGGCGTCACGTACCTGCGGGAGCACACGGACACCCCGCCGGAGGTGCTCGACGCGATCATGGGTCACGCGGCCTACACGGGCACGCCCCGCGAGAGCCGGCTCTCGAAGACCCTGTTCGCCGTGGATGAACTCACCGGCCTGGTTCAGGCCGCCGCCCTGATCCGCCCGGATCGGGACGTGCGGGCGGTGGAACTGGGCAGTCTGCGCAAACGCTTCAAGAACCGCGCCTTCGCGGCGGGCGTGAACCGTGATGAGGTGATCCAGGGGGCTGAGGAACTGGGGGTGGAGTTGGATACTCACCTGCAAAACGTGCTTCAGGCCATGCAGGAGGCCGCCGAGCCGGTGGCCGGTGACGCTCCGGTGGCCTGA